In the Channa argus isolate prfri chromosome 6, Channa argus male v1.0, whole genome shotgun sequence genome, agctattgAAGCTTAGCTTGCTGTGTGGAGCCTCCAGGACAAACTGAATGTGCagccatgtttttgtttttttgctgaatGAATTACTTGCTGGCTAATTTCAACTCGCACATCATTAAAACGGGTTCGGAATAGTCCGAGTTGATAAAAGTCACACAGCCCTGGCAGGACATTAAGTGTATCATCAAACTGTGGCAGACCGTGTGTACGTACCCCACAGATACGGCAATGTGCAGAGTTTACATACCTGTTAGTACAAAACACTGACGAGAGCTAAAAGCAGAGCTGGTTACCAAATTAGTTCCTAAGACACAAACcagacaaaggaaaataaatactgGATAGAAATTTGACTCTAATGTGATACACAGGATAACAATACTTTTTCAGAACCATGTCCAGTATTTAGCTCTGTTTTTAGTGTCCACCAACTCCCGAGGGAAATATcttctttagctgctaaatgatTAACAATGTTCATCATCTGGACTTTGACAGGTAGTGTACAGTAACTTTTTCCCCTCTGAAAACAGCATTCGGAGATTGACCCAAATAAAAGGGGAAAAGTTGCGGTTggcaaatttaaagaaagaataaTCAAAAACTCACAATAAATTTCCATAAAGCTGAGGGGGCTGTAGAGCTAGAGGTTGAAATTCTGGGCTGCTTTAAGTAAATCCACATTGTCTTATAATTTCACATCTTTAGCTTTTAATATGATGTAGATTTATTACAGAAGGAAAtagctaatgttttttttacgtttatttttaaattttacattccTACAAACAGGTCCTGTGTAGATGGGACCTCTGGAAAGTTAAATAATGTGACACAAATGTATGAGAAAATATTTATCCATGGtggatttggtttttatttcagaCAACTCCTTGTAGGTCAAActtattttttcttctgctcATTAAAATACACTATGTCCTATCTTTACATTATTATGGTACATTTGCTGTAAGGGCTGAAATCGCACTGTTAGTTACTGTGGTAACAGTAAACAAATGTTACATtcaaaatgcagagaaaaaagtagaaacTGGACTATATTTTCTCTGATGCTGTtcaaatatgaatgttttatatttgagaaCTGAGCttaaataaattgcattatGACAATAACATTGCTGTATTGTATAATTCTGTTGTGTCTTTTAGGGTTTGACAGCAGTGTTTTCAgatatttgctgtatttttccCCCCAGAATGTTTTAGCAAAATCACTACTTTTTCTcaagaaaaacagaagacaagtcagctgttaaatacatttatattccAAATTCCTGGTAGAAACAAATATTCAGTATAAAACACAAGTATGTACAGCTGCAGTAGTGATGTCTGTATGACAGACGCTAAATGTTCCACCCacagatggaaaaacatttgccaGTGCTGCTGTCAACGACTGCTCGTCTTACttgaaacaacagttttttgGTACTAAAAGTAATACTGTTCATTTTCAACTATTCCCAAACATGATATGGATGATTTTTGAAGCATTACTTTGCATAAACTGAGTGACAGAAAGAACCTCAATCACACTTCTAGTGAGATTGTTAACATGACCTCAACATTAAGCTGTGTGTCTTATGAATTTACATAAGTGCACTTTAggtttgtgtcatttaaaaacatgaatctCTGTAATGACCGATGACGACACTGTTGAAGGTCTCAGACACTACAGATCTCTCCACACTTGGTAAAAGTTGGGGCTACTGATAGTCTTTGgatactaaaaccaacaatgaactgTAACATATGTGAATCCAGAACCTGACTGCTTATTGTTCTGTTGCATAAAACtcactgttgtccaaaaaccaTTAAACACACATCGTGATCACAGTGATCCccgaaaaaaaaaccttaaggTCAGAGCAGCCTTCGTTATTTAACTGTGCTTTTGATAGTTTTCGGACAGCTGTGAAGTGCTACGACTGACAAATAAGCTTTGTTGGTTTAGTGTCTGTTTAGAATTTATTGTTAAACAGAGAGTTGCTCTAACTTAGAATACAGAAATGAATTTGGAGGAAAAAGATTTAAcagaccaataaaaaaaatgctcaacGAGAGACAGAAACCACTGAGTCGCACTTGATGGAGACCAGCTCAGATGTGATGCAATGACTCTGGCTCCTTATAAACTTTATGTAATCCGGATCAGTGGACCTGAGACGTGCTGCGGTACGAGCAGTCCTTTAGTTTAGCCAACATcagtttcaaattaaatctattttgtgtttgctttgactCCGTTCTGATGATGGCACAGTAACAAAGTTATGGTGATGATGGTTGCCATGGTGAAGACATTGCACTGTGTACGTCACCTTCAGGTCTGATGAGCGATCTGGGTGATTTTCTGCAGCATCTCCTCCGACTCCAGCTGCTCGAGTGTCAACAGAGACAGACCCAACTGGTCCTCCTAGACCCAGACAGAGGGGGGCCGTTATCAAAGATAATGATTTGGGTCAGATGAAAGAAAGGTGCCTGGTAACACTGCAAAGGGTCTACAGTTAATAACTGCAGGTAAATATGTTAGTCAGGGTAACTTATTTCTGCAGTGGGAGGTAGGTGGAAGCTGCACAGATCAGCTTTTACAGGAAAAGGATGTGAGCTGCTGTGTTGCTCTCGTGTTTTAGCCCCCGTTTACTTCTTTGAACAGTAGCTTTACagaattaccttttttttcttatgcaAGTTCTGAAGCTCTTCAATCCCTGCTCAGTGCACACATACAGCAACTAACACTGTATGATGCGTGTAAATCAAGTCTTTTTCAGTCTATATTTGATTTGGAAATATAGAATTCAGAATTCAGTCAGAATTGGCTAATCAGTTTCTGCCATATTTAAACCATTACGTAAGCAAATTCTAAATAGTTCCAATGCCTGCACAGGTAATTTACAAACAGCTTTTTTCCTTCTGGAAAGAAAGGGGACACATTTTAAGGTCACTAGTTAGTTTCCCAGTAACTAGCCTTTTTCATGAAAACACCGGGAAAAGCACAGGCTTGATGCTGGTGTGAGTCGTACCTGTCGGAACGGCTGAGCCATCTGCCGCAGAAAATGCTTGGAGAGCTGAACGGCCTCATCAACCGTGAGATTCAGACTGCCGTCGTTTATGTGCTCCTGAATCCAGCGAGGAAGCTTCCCACGTTTGTCTGCTCGAGCATAACGCTGTGGACAGGAGAGGGAGTTACTTTCACCACTGTCTGATTCATAAACCATGGACATGGACAACGAAGGAGAAGCGGACGAACGCAGGGTAGAGACATCACACACCTTATCGGCAAAAATCATGAGCCCGTAGTCTGTCTTGCCTCTGATGGCTCGGCCCACACACTGAGCCGCATGACGCATGGCATCAAACGTTAGGAAGTCGTTCTCTCTGATCTGGAACTGATCCCGCAGGTACTCCAGCCGAGCCTGGAAGAGATGAGTATAAAACAGTGATTCTGTATTAAACAAAGGATTTATTCTGAAACACACAACTCAAAGactgtttctcattttaaagATCAGAgtaagataaaaatgaaaacacaagcaatTGACATATTGCTAAAACATCTGGTTTTCACAGTAACTCAAATGGATTCAGGTCAAGGCAGCTTTTTGGAATGGTATTCAGTAGATTTACTGTAATGTTCATGATTGGGCAGCACTTTGCTGTCTGTAGTTTGCTGCTGTGGAGGGGAAGGTTAATGCACCCAGTTAATCAAGGTATCTGACAGGATCACGTCAGAGTGGATGCATCAAGCATCGAAGTAAATCTGCTACAGAACCActtcacacaaagaaaatcctCTAGGACAGAACCCAGACCTAAGGCCAAATAAACTGCAACGACATCTGAGACACATTTACAGCAGCTGTCTTTAGAGTACGTCTGAGATGAAGAAGTTCTGTCTGGAAGAATTGTCCtaaattgtccttttttttggtATGAGTGCAATATACAGCAAGTGCAGACCGTTCAGCATGAACTCCAGCATTATTAATTTAAGCACAGTGGCTCTACAACCTACATGAATCAGCTCACATTTAACACAATGTATTCTGaagggttcacatactttttcttgCCCTGATAGTTCTCACCTTGAGGATGCGGCTCTGTGTGTAAACATAAGGGACTCCAAACATGATGACTGCCCGGCCAAAGTGgtgcactgaaaaaaaacaccagatatttaggtttttataaaaccacatttaaattCACAGGTTTCATTCCTTTTGTAACTTTGTACTGCCTCCATATTTCCCCCTCCATCCTattaaaatgcagcattttgatTATTTACCGAAATCAATCCCTTCGGACACTTTCCCTCTGGCCACAGAGAGGAGGATGGCTCCCCTGCCGTTGTCACATGCCTGAGCAGAGACAGAAGTTTCAAACAATATGGGACTAACAGAACAccaggaaaataaaatactacaatAAATCTGCTTGTATTACTGCTAAAGCTAAATAGAACAATCACCAGTATACGTCAGCATGATTTGGTTTGGCACCGACACCCGTCATTGATTTTATTCAAGTACAGTTATTTATGACTTGATTAATGAGTAGAAGGTAGGATAATCTGTCTCTGACCTCCTGGTATTTCTCCAGAGCCATGCTTGTCTCTGCAGCATCTTGGGTCTCAATGAAGATCAGCTTGTTTCTCTGGATGTTCTCCAAAATACCCTGCAAACAAACACGAAGAAACATTAGCAGACTTACaagaacagaaataaagaatacAACTTTGTTCAGATGCTCACCTGTTCATACCAAGACGCCACTATGTTCTCCATGTAGATATAGCTGGTGAAAAAAGCCACAATACCATCAGGAACAACGGCAGACATCTCCAGAAGTAGGTTGCCATAGTTACGGATcacagctggaaaacaaaaggtcataatattgtattttaacaaAGAATAACAGCTTTTAAGGaaaatctgtgtgtttatgtcaaaGCTATTTTCAActaatatttttctttgatgGTTCCATCTGGTTTGCCTTTGGGTCATGATGGTCTGATAAATAATGCGCGAGACATTTCAACCCACCAAAGTCTTCTCTCGTCTCAAACTTTGAGCTCAGGGCCACCTGATCATTTCCTCTTCCAACGATCTATGAGAGACAAAACAGAAGGAGAAACACTCAGACCAGTTCCAACAAATCAACTGTATGATTTAAGGTGTGAATCAAGTATTTCACGTTACTTTTATTCCACTGCAGGGAAATGATGGATTTCATTTGCCACTAGATTTACTTAAGAGCTTACGTTACTTTCCAGATGTTtagtacaaaataaatgttgtctATGTTTAAAGCAGATGtcaatacaaaacatttcagatttatGCAGAAGTTTTATTTATGTGGCACATACAAAATAATTCAGATCAATGCCATGAGATATAATTATTATGATTTAGGGACCCCGGCCCATTCCCACCCCCGGCTGTGcaccggtagaaattggggacaatgatccgctgaagcgaccctgaactcacaggataagacaaaaggaccaaaaaaaagttCTTGCACTTAAAATACTAAGTACTTAAATTTGGGGTGGTACTTCCACTTCTGTAGCAGTACGGTTTAAGCAggtatttgcacttttacttgactCCTGAGTTTGTGTATGTTGGTGTAGTTACACACTAGAGGACAGAGGCAGGTCCGTGCCAGCGTCATGGTAAAGGATGCCATAGTAACAGGGCGAAAGTCGAGGATTCTGGGATAGATTTCCAGTGGAGACAGAGTCTGAGGACAACAAACGGAATGAAAAGTGAGGTAAAAAGACATCAAGGAGTAATGTGTCATTGTAGAACAACGTAactaaataaaaagggaaaatcttgttgatttgcatgtgttAACCTTCTACCTTTGCATGAATTTACCCCGTGTCAATATAACAGGTTCAAAATGAGCAGAGATGTGTTTAACTTACCCCTGAAGTGATGATGACCGACTGAAATCTTTGAAAAACAGGTTTGATAGCTATAGACGGGTCCATGCAACTGGAAGAGGAATGAAAGGAACAAAGACAGATAATCAGAACAGTCCcatatttatttgtgtcatCTCTGACATTAACATATTTAATCAATCTTGCAGCACTGGTCCTCTGCTCCCAGTGAAACAGTGAATAGTTAAGAAGTTAAGTAGCTAGAAACCACCTGAACCCACCTGAAGTGCAGCACAGGGTTGGCGATGGTTGGGGTTCTGTCTTCAAAGGGTTCAATGATTATGGTAAAACCTAATACAGAGAGGGAGACTGTTATTCGAtggaagaaaaatctaaatctgtTTTCCACCACACATCCTACTTAAATATATGTctgtcacattaaaatattttaatggtGTCAGCGTCAGggtgcagtttgtgttttaggACCTTGGCTGTAGGTGCTGACCAGGGTAGCAAAGTTTGAGATAAGTGTAACAGCTGAGAAGTCAGCAATGTCTGCAATCTCCAGTGTTCGTAGTAATGACTGCAACCGCTCTGCACAAAACCTGGCAACAGAGAGCGGATGGATAAATGATTAAGTgattaggtaaaaaaaaaaaaaaaaaaaagcatgtcaAGTGAGACAATGAACTGgaagctgcaaaaaaaacaaaacaaagaagcataagaatgagaaagaaaacaataaataactaCAGAGGAATAGGAAACTGAGCACACGGTCACTTCAGGCCACCTCTGATTTCAAGCAGAGAGGATTTTTCCGTGTGCTGCTGAGGACGTTACTGACCTTAGAGGCTTGCGGTCGATGCAGACTTTGTCAAAGATGTCTTTGAGGAACTGCGGGGCGCTCTCCTGCACGACATGTTGGACCCTCAGACGGGACTTCAGATACTCCAGGAAACGTCTCAAGAAGCCAACAAAGTGCTCGGCTGTGCGAATAGTACCAGGAACGGCCTCTGAGAAAAAGACGGAGCAGCTTTAGTCTGAACTATCACGCTGAGAAAGggaaaaaccaaacacatcACTTTATTGTTGAAGCAGATGTCTGTACCTTGAAGAATTTCATCGGGCAACACTGGATTTGCGAGGTAGACGTCCGTTTCCCTGGCAACGTTGGCTTCCTTCAGCCCCTCCACCAATCTCCTGTACTCCTCCTTCAGCTTTGCGGAGTCCGTCTCCTTTATCCTATCAGAGGCAAGCAGGAATAACAGAGAGAAGCTGGTGTGCAACATGAAGGACCTGAAGACCTTGTGCAGGCCTGACACGGTATCTGCATTTCGTGGATTATATACTGTCCCCCGTGATGTAGTGGCTAAAATGGTAAAAGTAGACCAGCCTGCATGTAAACACATCGCCGTCGTGTCCACACGTCGTATGATGAATCCATAACATCACTGCTGTGATGGGCCGTACGTTGCAGACACATTAAAATTCTCTTACTTGTGTATGGTGTTCTGAAGTGTGTCCACATTGTTCTGGCAGCGGTCCAGCGTTCTTCTGGTGATGTTCACGCTCATGGAGTCGATACAAACGTTGTCtgaaatgagaaacagaaacagtggTAGCAGAGATGAAATGGAAAGAATAACGACACTTTTCTGACTAAGACCAAATCCAAACAGTTATATTTATCAATGTGCTACACTGATAATACATGTATTTAACACTGCACTCAGGTCAGTTCCCCACCTATATTATGAGCCTCATCAAACACCACTACAGATTTCTTGGCCAGCTCTTTGGACACCAGGTCAGCTATCTTAGGGTCCAGCAGGTAGTGGTAGCTGTACACCACGATGTTGGCATGCAGGATCTGAGGAAACAGAAATTAATCAATTtaataaatgagaaaatgaaaaccacCTTTCATGATGTTTTTCCGCCTTCTactgtaataaaacaaagtattaatTCTAATATTTTGTCCTCAAAAAGTGCATTTCTTCAACTCCCCAACTGTAAATCCATCCAGTTTTGATTTTCCCATATTACTTGTTCACACCTGGTTGCATACTTAAGTCTGTAGTACAACGTACTGAGTAGCGGGCCAGATAGTAAGGACACCAGCCTTTTCTCCTGCCAAAGTCCTTCAGATCATCGAGGTTGTAGATGCCAGCAGGAAGAGGCACCTGTCGGCCAACGGCATCAAACTCCTGCACAAACAAACCAATACTGAGCTCAGGTTAAACAGAAAATCacctattttaataaaaatctttCAGGTTTGGTCCCTTTTAGGAAAAAGCCAAACATTTGATGGTGGCttctaaaaagtaaaatatttctgcTTCTCTTTGATTTATCGTCATATTACAAATATCTGTGTTTGGGATTATGTCTAATCTAGGTATATGACACACTACAGACAAAATGAAGATAAAACAATGAATCCTAATTCATTCCCATTTCTCTAATCTAcgtcatagatttttttttggtttctttgttgATGAGTTGGTCCAGGAGGAATATCTAATATCCATCTTTTGTTTGAGTTACTGCAACTGTCCTCTTGGGGCTCTAGCTTTTCTCACACTCAATCCGCTCaaagttttcagtttgtgtgtgtaacgTTATTGCGCAGTGGATCTGACTGATGAAGTGCATGTTTATCAGTGTGCGTAAAACAATTACAGGACTTGTGAAGCCAAAACTGAACAGCTGAAAGGTTTAGGACAATGTGGTTGTTTACCTTTTTGTATAATGGGCCAGCATAGAAGATTAGCCAATAATGGATTAATAACTCAATAACCCTTAATTAATAACCATTATTAATAACCCTAATTAATAACCCTTAGCCAATAATATAAATAGCCCTAAATCGATAGAACCTTTGTGAAACTCATAATATTCTGCTGCATTATTGACTTAATACATCATAACTTCACAATAGTTTTTAGGATACATGAACCTATGTcccaaaataaatttaatacaGTACACATTGAGTATTTGTAACTGAGGAATGTGAATCAAATGTGACAtgtgtacattttcattttacatagcCATGATAAAATACTGTGGCTCTGCCCTGGGACACTACTGCACAAATCTCATTATTTTTACCAAAATTACTTTAAAGCTGATTATATCAACAGTTTGCAAGTCATAATTCATATTTATAGTGACAGAACTCACCAAAACAGGAGaggatgtgttttgttttgttaaaaaagtttTCCTCAACCAACTCTGCTGAATTCATGTCACTTCTCACCTCGTAGAAGCGACACACTGGTTGGTTGGGGTCGCTGTGGCGTTGCGCACGTATGTATGATGCTGTCAGACTGTGGCACTTCCCATCAACCTCCTTACCGAAGCGCAGAGAGCTCACCTGGAGACAAGCAGAGGATCCTCATTAGCCAAAGTCAACAAGAATTTATTTAAACCTGTAGGCACCGAGAAGCTCAGCTCGGTGCCTACAGATGCTGTCTCCATCAGTATTAAACATGTATTTCGATGCAatttacacaagaaaaaaattGCCTCCAGGCAAGATAACTAACTCCAAGCACTCAAGTgtacaattatattttaaaaagccttttagGCTAAGATATCAAAAGATACACCCTTATGTACCAACACAcgttatgtatgtatgttactGGAGCACGGCTGAAGAACTAAGAAATTACATCatgtctctcctcctctttctctctgctggcTTTCAGCTTTGCCCTTGGAGTTTGGCTGGTAAACATAAGTTAGAAACATGCACTGTATATTGGCCAAGAATTGTCAGAGAAATGCAGCCATTAgtacaacaataaataaaaaataaacttcaccTTCTAGCTACTACTGTATCTACTGTACTATCGGGGAGACGTCAATTCTTTATGAGGGGCTGGAGAACTTGTGGCTTTGAGCATCTTAAACAACAGCCAAGGCCAAATGGCTTAATACCTGGCCATGATTCTCATTTTGTAAAGCACAGCAGTTCCCGGCCTCCATATTCTCCATAAAAAGTCTTTAGGTTTAGCCTAATACATAAAGGCCACAAGGGCTATGAGTGTTAGTGTGGTCATGTTTTGCCCTTGTTTCTTTGTGAGGTCTAGATGTAATAGCAGGTGTTTGTACCTCTGGGTGGATGCAGAGGTTTTTTCTAGACGAAAGGGCCAAAGCCAGGAAGTTGTTGTTCTCTCCAGTTTCTTTTGAATAAAACTCCATCAGCTTCCTCAGCTCCTCCACAACCTGATCAGACAAAAATTTGTAGAAGTTTAAATGCATCAAAGTATCTCCCTATTTGGTGCTGTGTGCTTTTAAAGTACAACTAAAATTATTGAGCAGCAGTGGAAAGTTAGGCAGGATAAACTAGACTTCTGCAACATCGTTTCATTTGAGTGATTTACCTTCTCGATCTCAGGAACTGTTCTGGAGCAGTATATTAACTTGGTCACATCCAAAGGAAAggcctgagagagagagaaagagagtgagaggaggaaTCGAACAGAGTCCTAGTGTGGCATTGGCTGATGAAAGTTCaatctgaaagagaaaaatagtTCCTAAACTCACCCTTTGGTAGGCAACAATGAGAGACAGCAGAGAGATGGTCTTCCCTGTTCCGGATGGCATCTCAAGGACTCCATGTCCCTGAACATAACCAGAAGGGGGcagcaagaaaacacacaaagttaccACTATCAAAAGAGGTTCACAGGTGATGtagcagaaaacaaaatctgattACTACTGAAAACACTGGATGAACTGTGTAGGAATGACATAGAAATTTGATTTATGAACAAACTACTTTAGGACTTTAAACATATTTGTAGAcctggcttcattttcattagtttacaagtcaaaaaaaaggtttagagATGATTTTACAgtaagtgtttgtgttgcatgcatttgtgtttgaaaacaAGTAGCAGACATATGTGGACAACTGTGGcactcagtgtcttgcccagagaaactTTGACACGTTGCCAGGAGATTAGGGAATCAAACCACAGACCTTGTGGACTTCTgctccaccaactgagctacaaccacCTACATCTGCTATTCACATGATGCTACTTGTGAACAgaactcacaaaaagttagggttATTGGACTTTCATGTGAAagttataaaaaatgtaaaaagttcatgctacagtgatattatattatGAAGTAGGGCATTTAGGTGGAAGCATGCATTactaatttcttcatctcaaacaccttattgaaacaaaagctggTGGTGGGTATACCAcgagaaaaaaatgtcagtgtctcaataacttgtcaattgtcAAAATGTGACTGCGTAATGAAGAGGactatttaaatacaaattgtcactGAACCAGAACAGTTAGTGGTACATTCATGGATTATACATGACAAATCACGTTTTGACGTTTGCGGTTTATCGGCTTGTCAGAGAACGGCGTGTTgtgcaataagtactgaaacattgaacagttggacatgtgcattcaaacatTTTGGGGAGGTATCttgttttatcatttctgcAACCTGTAGAATAAACTGAAGAACATTAACAGCACCCACTTTGGCATCCAGTGTCCTCTTCAGCTCCAGCATGTAGGAGTACTGCTCAGGGTAGATGTAGTCATAAGGAAAATACACCAACAGACCCTCAATGTTGAGCCTGGAATAAAACAATGTGTGACATGTTGCAAATTCATAGAAGGATGATCGTCTGCCTCAATATATCAgaatgtatttaacattttaaaagcacataGAATTCAGTGTAATATCTGTCTCACCAAGCAGAAGTATAAATAGCTAATTAATAAGGGAGCCACAGACTTTGGtgttaagtttttttgtttttgataaacCTCTAATTTTTGTGTGACTATTACTTAAAATTATTACAGTGTACATCATATTTATGTCCCAATTTTATGGCTATAGATTATTAATTCCTAACAatataacaattattttaaaatggatggGCAAATGTGTGGATGAATAAAcccattaattaaaatatatttacggTTGAATCATGACTCAGGGTCACTATgaatgaaaaaagcaaacaacaaaccGACAACAGTAGAAACCTGCTGAATGGAATAAAGGGAACTTAAATAAACTAACACATACAACACAGGGTTAGAACAATATTAACGTTACTGAAGATTTTCCAGTTAGTTTTCTGTGCACCAAGACATTTCAAATGCAGAATTACTTTTTACTAAAAAATTGTAGTTTACATGATGTAGTACATAAATGTAGTTTAATACATATGAGACTGAAAGCAATGTTTTAAGGAGACTGCAAGTAACGCTACTCCGTATCTTCAGCTAACGTTACATCAACTACTACACAGCTACGAAGCTAAGCTAATTTGGACGCTGGTTATGTCATTTATATCTATTTAAACGTGCACACagactgacatttaaaaaataagctgAATAAATTCTTGCTTTTAATGTCTGCAGTAATTAAATCTTATCTTCACCTAGCTGAATGATGGTATATGGTAACGGTATATCAGCTAACTTAATGCAGACGAGCTAGCACTGACAACGCGTTACCCGCTAAGATAGCCGTTTTTTACGCAGGTCCTAAAATAAACACTCACTTCATTTTTGTAGAAAGTGTAGCGGACACTCCACTTCTCAAACAGTTACCTctgataaaactaaatattcatttaaaaactcGAAACTGTAACAGTGCCCTAAgggaagctgctgctgcttcttcttcttttccttaattttttttcttttcttcttctgttgttATTTGGCACGTTAAACGCACCCGCGCCTATTACCGCCACCCACAGGTTTAAATATGTAAGTCAGTTCTCTCAATCAGCATTGGGCCAAATCCGCTCGAAGGAAATATGTCGAGGGATGTACAGTCATGCGCAAAAGTAAGTACCCCCTTGTTTTGAACCGGTAATGAGTAAAACAACGGTGTTTTTATCAAATAATTGGCTGTTACAAATCTTTTTAATAGGAAATTATGTtaattactgtatttcattGTATGTTTCTGATTGTGGGACAAGACGATCTGAAACAAGTTTACAGGTAAGTGGGTATGAAATAAATCCGTAAATGTAGCAGAATTACGTTGTTGCACAGGTATGTGTTTATAAGCAGCTGTCTGCTACATGAAAAATATTGGAACAAATGTAATATAGTGAGCTTTAGAGAAACagctattttcttttattattaaatacaaaaatagtaCACAGACCACACACAGTTATACATTTAAAAGGGATTACATACATGACCACATGTATATAAATGTCAGGTGTGTACTAATGTGACCAAGCTGACTTCTGTCAGG is a window encoding:
- the ercc2 gene encoding general transcription and DNA repair factor IIH helicase subunit XPD; amino-acid sequence: MKLNIEGLLVYFPYDYIYPEQYSYMLELKRTLDAKGHGVLEMPSGTGKTISLLSLIVAYQRAFPLDVTKLIYCSRTVPEIEKVVEELRKLMEFYSKETGENNNFLALALSSRKNLCIHPEVSSLRFGKEVDGKCHSLTASYIRAQRHSDPNQPVCRFYEEFDAVGRQVPLPAGIYNLDDLKDFGRRKGWCPYYLARYSILHANIVVYSYHYLLDPKIADLVSKELAKKSVVVFDEAHNIDNVCIDSMSVNITRRTLDRCQNNVDTLQNTIHKIKETDSAKLKEEYRRLVEGLKEANVARETDVYLANPVLPDEILQEAVPGTIRTAEHFVGFLRRFLEYLKSRLRVQHVVQESAPQFLKDIFDKVCIDRKPLRFCAERLQSLLRTLEIADIADFSAVTLISNFATLVSTYSQGFTIIIEPFEDRTPTIANPVLHFSCMDPSIAIKPVFQRFQSVIITSGTLSPLEIYPRILDFRPVTMASFTMTLARTCLCPLIVGRGNDQVALSSKFETREDFAVIRNYGNLLLEMSAVVPDGIVAFFTSYIYMENIVASWYEQGILENIQRNKLIFIETQDAAETSMALEKYQEACDNGRGAILLSVARGKVSEGIDFVHHFGRAVIMFGVPYVYTQSRILKARLEYLRDQFQIRENDFLTFDAMRHAAQCVGRAIRGKTDYGLMIFADKRYARADKRGKLPRWIQEHINDGSLNLTVDEAVQLSKHFLRQMAQPFRQEDQLGLSLLTLEQLESEEMLQKITQIAHQT